A single window of Anopheles ziemanni chromosome X unlocalized genomic scaffold, idAnoZiCoDA_A2_x.2 X_unloc_63, whole genome shotgun sequence DNA harbors:
- the LOC131292478 gene encoding uncharacterized protein LOC131292478, which translates to MSGNRSSRGRQKFPTTAKKCLISPNQRSAARGVAPAAPAANPVDFRAPDTACTSKPKDDLSTKLLELDNTLLNAVDLASIEKKVKRSMPRTSWGGNMTRAAADQPITPFRKRSKSVGAIERRLMASPPKLQKSAVSSRKIYVLKMNMDGSEVRDGGRDSGCNENLTSNRSNVANEETPPVRPLWSGVENDDAEMLPCGQVPIASHDQLDTDEIIKAKLKRIGSTKPVTHVGDMLRESNGFEVYTNQDICSQYMRQDESLADEGVERIVAIGASQIGHPERPSHFQQVAAEAERTFELQKVSEALRIFEICDRTLHDMTNIEPMANAIGEGSSRMRTSNSTIAAINRDEGISDQTTKPKFTVPHVSSLFLEKGPFFGLPNNVRRMLRDFRGIGELYDWQQECLDLPAIDERRNLIYALPTSGGKTLVVEILMLREIICRLRNVMFVVPYVSSAQEKLIALTPFSIELQFLLEEYTGGRGQCPPLKRHRKNTIFVCTIEKSLILMNSLIEVGRADEIGLIVIDELHMIGERG; encoded by the exons ATGTCAGGAAATCGAAGTTCCCGCGGTCGACAGAAGTTTCCCACAACGGCGAAGAAATGCTTGATTTCACCGAATCAACGTTCGGCAGCCAGGGGCGTAGCTCCAGCAGCGCCGGCAGCAAACCCGGTTGATTTCCGAGCACCGGACACAGCATGTACCAGCAAACCCAAAGATGACTTAAGTACGAAACTTTTGGAGCTAGATAACACGTTGCTgaacgcggtcgatttggccagcatcgagaaaaaagtcaagcGTTCGATGCCGCGTACCTCATGGGGCGGAAATATGACACGCGCCGCAGCCGATCAACCGATCACGCCGTTTCGAAAACGTTCCAAATCAGTTGGAG CCATTGAAAGAAGGCTTATGGCAAGTCCTCCGAAACTGCAAAAATCAGCTGTAAGTAGTCGAAAGATTTATgtgcttaaaatgaacatGGACGGTAGCGAGGTGCGCGACGGAGGGAGGGACAGCGGCTGTAATGAAAATCTTACATCAAATCGGTCAAACGTTGCAAACGAGGAAACTCCTCCGGTTCGTCCTCTGTGGtctggggtggaaaatgacgATGCTGAAATGCTACCATGTGGACAGGTACCGATCGCCAGCCATGATCAACTTGACACGGACGAAATAATCAAGGCTAAACTGAAACGGATCGGGTCCACCAAACCAGTAACGCACGTCGGTGATATGCTGCGAGAGAGTAACGGGTTCGAGGTGTACACAAACCAGGACATCTGTTCGCAGTACATGCGGCAAGACGAGTCCCTCGCTGATGAGGGGGTGGAGCGAATCGTCGCGATCGGTGCATCACAAATAGGTCATCCGGAGCGTCCGTCACATTTCCAGCAGGTAGCCGCTGAAGCTGAACGTACCTTTGAGCTGCAGAAGGTGAGCGAAGCGTTGCGGATTTTTGAAATCTGTGACCGTACGCTGCACGACATGACCAACATTGAGCCGATGGCGAATGCGATAGGCGAGGGAAGCTCGCGAATGAGGACCAGCAACTCGACCATAGCGGCCATCAATCGTGATGAGGGAATTTCAGATCAGACTACAAAGCCAAAGTTCACCGTACCCCACGTATCGTCGCTTTTCCTCGAGAAGGGTCCGTTCTTTGGGCTACCGAACAACGTTCGGCGAATGCTGCGAGACTTTCGTGGTATTGGCGAGCTGTACGATTGGCAGCAGGAGTGTCTGGACTTGCCGGCGATCGACGAGAGACGTAATTTGATCTACGCACTGCCAACGAGCGGTGGAAAGACACTGGTGGTGGAGATTCTTATGCTACGGGAGATTATTTGCCGCCTGCGGAACGTCATGTTCGTCGTGCCGTACGTTTCATCCGCTCAGGAGAAGCTGATCGCGCTCACTCCGTTCTCGATCGAGCTGCAGTTTTTATTGGAGGAGTACACCGGTGGTAGGGGACAATGTCCGCCGCTCAAACGGCACAGAAAAAACACGATCTTTGTTTgtacgatcgaaaaatcgctcaTCCTCATGAACTCTCTCATCGAGGTGGGTCGCGCGGACGAGATCGGGCTGATCGTGATCGACGAACTGCATATGATTGGAGAGCGAGGatt